A genomic window from Pocillopora verrucosa isolate sample1 chromosome 7, ASM3666991v2, whole genome shotgun sequence includes:
- the LOC131782224 gene encoding carotenoid-cleaving dioxygenase, mitochondrial yields MTETQDISPLFQTADEQSEPIKAEVKGNLPSWLTGTMIRNGPGRFECGDTSFNHWFDGQGLLHSFHIQDGHVTYSSKFVRSESYADTKKRKNSIHLEFGSFIAPDPCQNIYDRFVSKFWMSEVPFDNAFDSVFTLKDRVFAAADSNIIFEIDPKTLDTLDKVDFAKEFPGDAKIKFTTAHPQHTEDGSLINISVTHAKDSMYDIIEIPASKTGKDEHPLEGGKLICSIPPTNGVGYIHSFCITENYIVVPEAPLVLNLWEAYVHRLKESGVVDWFQWIENERGRFHVVDRKKGTHVGIFTADPFFTFHQVNAFERDGNIYVDTCCFHDHTIIKQTYLHNMRSTIIPGVKKLDIPDIRRYELPLKDLGDVKYGKPLERGPDGLDYTILHAGVEFPIINDTEKNGKPYSFFYGVGADDQKWFSHLVKVNTETKEYITWGEPGGFASEPVFVKAPDGKDEDDGVVLSCVINIPEETTYLLVLDGKEFKELGRGVVKGITPMSFHTGFFK; encoded by the exons ATGACCGAAACGCAAGACATCTCTCCCTTGTTCCAAACTGCTGATGAACAATCTGAGCCAATCAAAGCGGAGGTTAAAGGTAACCTCCCCTCATGGCTGACCGGGACCATGATAAGGAATGGACCTGGTAGATTCGAGTGTGGTGACACGTCGTTTAATCACTGGTTTGATGGCCAAGGTCTGCTACACAGCTTTCACATACAAGATGGTCACGTGACTTACAGCTCCAAGTTTGTACGAAGCGAAAGTTATGCAGACACAAAGAAACGCAAAAACTCCATTCATCTCGAATTCGGCTCTTTTATTGCCCCAGATCCCTGCCAGAATATCTACGACCGTTTTGTGTCGAAGTTTTGGATGAGTGAAGTGCCTTTTGACAACGCATTTGATTCCGTGTTTACCTTGAAGGACAGAGTCTTTGCAGCAGCTGATTCCAACATCATATTTGAAATCGATCCCAAGACCTTGGACACTTTAGATAAGGTCGATTTTGCCAAAGAGTTTCCAG GTGACGCCAAGATCAAATTCACCACAGCACATCCCCAACACACTGAGGATGGTTCACTTATCAACATCTCCGTGACACACGCTAAAGACTCTATGTACGATATCATAGAAATCCCAGCCTCCAAGACGGGAAAGGACGAGCATCCTCTGGAGGGGGGTAAATTGATTTGCTCGATCCCACCCACCAACGGAGTTGGGTATATCCACAGTTTTTGCATCACCGAGAACTATATCGTGGTTCCTGAAGCACCACTGGTACTGAATTTGTGGGAAGCTTACGTTCACCGGTTAAAGGAGAGTGGTGTCGTTGATTGGTTCCAGTGGATAGAAAATGAACGTGGCAGATTCCATGTTGTCGACAGGAAGAAAGGTACTCACGTTGGAATATTTACAGCTGATCCGTTTTTTACGTTCCATCAGGTCAACGCTTTCGAAAGGGACGGGAATATTTATGTAGACACTTGCTGTTTCCATGATCACACAATCATCAAACAGACATACTTGCATAACATGCGATCCACCATAATCCCAGGGGTAAAGAAGCTCGATATCCCTGACATTCGACGCTACGAGCTTCCTCTCAAAGACCTCGGAGATGTAAAGTACGGAAAGCCCCTTGAGAGAGGACCTGACGGCCTGGATTATACTATTCTACATGCCGGCGTGGAATTTCCAATTATTAACGACACAGAAAAGAATGGCAAGCCCTACAGTTTTTTCTATGGTGTAGGAGCTGATGATCAAAAGTGGTTTAGTCACCTGGTGAAGGTGAATACAGAGACTAAAGAGTATATCACGTGGGGAGAGCCTGGAGGTTTTGCGTCAGAGCCTGTATTTGTCAAAGCGCCCGATGGGAAAGATGAAGATGACGGTGTGGTGCTGTCATGCGTAATAAACATCCCAGAGGAGACCACCTACCTTTTGGTGCTGGATGGTAAAGAATTCAAGGAATTGGGGCGAGGTGTAGTAAAAGGAATTACACCAATGAGCTTCCACACCGGCTTCTTCAAATAG
- the LOC131782232 gene encoding retinal Mueller cells isomerohydrolase, with protein MPNEKDFASLFQTVDEHPEPINAEVKGNLPSWLRGTLLRNGPGKFECGDTSFKHLFDAQALLHRFHIEDGHVTYSNRFIRSESYADSLKRGDSIHMQFGTFIPPDPCQNIFSRLFSWFWKEEIGRDNTLVNVFPIKGKTYAATETNFIYEIDPKTLETLKRVDLLKEFPADVKINSATAHPHVTPDKSVINISATYGRTSTYNILQIPPSSEKPDERPLEGGKVLCSIPATNGLGYMHSFCITENYFIITEQPLVLDLWRAITHRFSGSCPADFLCWDPDRLTKFHVVDRESGTRVGVFTADPFLVFHHINAFEKDGKIFLDGCCFHDDSIIRQVYLINLRSTNQEEQKKYDIAEVRRYELPLKELGNVEVEKPLPKGADGLDYTLLYTGLELPQFNYAEKNGKPYKIVYGLLPNPDDPFGQLGKLNVETKEILKWEEPGSQPSEPVFVKAPDGKDEDDGVVLSCVINVSDQTTSLLVLDAKDFKELGRAVAKVVSPMSFHGIFQHEQGL; from the exons ATGCCCAACGAAAAGGATTTCGCTTCCCTGTTCCAGACTGTTGATGAACATCCTGAACCAATCAATGCAGAGGTAAAGGGTAACCTCCCTTCCTGGCTGAGGGGAACCTTACTCAGAAATGGACCAGGTAAATTCGAGTGCGGCGACACTTCGTTTAAGCACCTGTTTGATGCCCAAGCACTTCTCCACCGTTTCCACATAGAAGATGGTCATGTGACCTACAGCAACAGGTTCATAAGAAGTGAAAGCTACGCCGATTCTCTAAAACGCGGGGACTCCATTCATATGCAGTTCGGCACTTTTATACCCCCAGACCCGTGCCAGAACATCTTCTCCCGTTTGTTCTCGTGGTTTTGGAAAGAGGAAATCGGCAGAGATAACACTCTTGTCAATGTGTTTCCTATCAAAGGCAAGACTTACGCAGCGACCGAGACAAACTTCATCTATGAGATCGATCCCAAAACCTTGGAAACTTTGAAGAGGGTCGACCTCCTAAAGGAGTTTCCAG CTGACGTAAAGATCAATTCTGCGACAGCCCATCCTCACGTAACCCCAGACAAATCAGTGATCAACATCTCCGCCACGTATGGTCGAACTTCCACCTACAACATTCTTCAAATACCACCATCCTCTGAAAAACCAGACGAGCGTCCTTTGGAAGGAGGTAAGGTCCTTTGTTCCATCCCAGCCACAAATGGGCTCGGCTACATGCACAGTTTCTGCatcacagaaaattatttcataattacCGAACAGCCACTCGTTCTGGATTTATGGCGGGCTATAACCCACAGGTTTTCTGGATCTTGTCCTGCGGACTTTCTATGCTGGGATCCAGACAGACTCACCAAGTTTCACGTGGTCGACAGAGAAAGTGGAACGCGTGTTGGTGTCTTCACAGCGGATCCATTTTTGGTGTTTCACCACATCAACGCGTTCGAAAAAGACGGCAAGATTTTTTTGGACGGTTGTTGCTTTCACGACGACTCAATTATTCGTCAAGTGTATCTTATTAACCTGCGTTCCACCAATcaagaagaacaaaagaagTATGACATCGCTGAGGTTCGCCGGTACGAGCTACCACTGAAAGAGCTTGGAAACGTGGAGGTAGAAAAACCTCTCCCCAAAGGAGCTGACGGACTGGACTACACTTTGCTGTATACTGGATTGGAACTACCGCAATTTAATTACGCAGAGAAAAACGGCAAGCCATACAAGATTGTCTATGGCTTGTTACCAAATCCAGATGATCCATTTGGTCAACTGGGGAAACTGAATGTTGAGACGAAGGAAATCCTTAAGTGGGAGGAGCCTGGGAGTCAACCTTCGGAACCTGTGTTTGTTAAAGCTCCTGATGGGAAGGACGAAGATGACGGTGTGGTGCTGTCATGCGTCATAAACGTCTCTGACCAGACCACCTCTCTGCTGGTGTTGGACGCGAAAGATTTTAAAGAGCTGGGTCGTGCTGTGGCCAAAGTGGTGTCTCCAATGTCATTCCATGGAATTTTTCAGCATGAACAAGGACTATAA